A section of the bacterium genome encodes:
- the guaA gene encoding glutamine-hydrolyzing GMP synthase: MTHASGRRDQPQVAVLDYGSQYTQLIARRLRELGVYSEITPFSRARELLGRDDVRGIVLSGGPSSVDDPGAPDLDAGLLAEGKPLLGICYGMQLICRRLGGALEASDRREYGPAQIERLADDALFDGTPSAQPVWMSHGDRVARLPEGFVVLARSASIPFAAAGDPARRIYAVQFHPEVAHTEHGLTLLRNFARGVCGLAGDWSAAHFVAGAVAEIRERVGDGQVLCGVSGGVDSTVTASLIDHAVGDRLHAVFVDNGLLRLGEAGEVERDLNAFLHRPVRRIDARNRFLTALRGVEEPERKRKIIGGTFIEVFKDATRDLGEVSFLAQGTLYPDRIESVSINGPSHVIKSHHNVGGLPAELGFELIEPLRDLFKDEVRAVGRSLGIPDSLLMRHPFPGPGLGVRILGEVSPEKVRLLQRADHIFIQELRDAGQYERIWQAGAVLLPVRTVGVMGDQRTYEAVVALRAVTSLDGMTADWARIPDDVLARVGNRIINEVPGINRVVYDISSKPPSTIEWE, from the coding sequence ATGACCCACGCGAGCGGCCGCCGCGACCAGCCCCAGGTGGCGGTCCTGGACTACGGCTCCCAGTACACGCAGCTCATCGCGCGCCGCCTGCGCGAGCTCGGCGTGTACAGCGAGATCACGCCGTTCTCGCGGGCCCGCGAGCTGCTCGGCCGCGACGACGTCCGCGGGATTGTGCTGTCGGGCGGGCCGTCGTCGGTCGACGACCCCGGTGCGCCGGACCTCGACGCCGGACTGCTGGCCGAGGGCAAGCCGCTGCTCGGCATCTGCTACGGCATGCAGCTGATCTGCCGCCGCCTCGGCGGCGCCCTGGAGGCTTCCGACCGCCGAGAGTACGGCCCGGCGCAGATCGAGCGCCTCGCGGACGACGCCCTGTTCGACGGCACGCCGTCCGCGCAGCCGGTGTGGATGAGCCACGGCGACCGGGTCGCCCGCCTGCCCGAGGGCTTCGTCGTCCTGGCGCGCTCCGCCTCGATCCCCTTCGCCGCGGCCGGCGATCCCGCGCGCCGCATCTACGCCGTGCAGTTCCACCCCGAGGTCGCGCACACCGAGCACGGGCTGACCCTGCTGCGCAACTTCGCCCGCGGCGTCTGCGGCCTCGCGGGCGACTGGTCCGCCGCGCATTTCGTGGCCGGAGCGGTGGCGGAGATCCGCGAGCGGGTCGGCGACGGCCAGGTGCTCTGCGGCGTCTCGGGCGGCGTCGACTCCACCGTGACGGCCTCGCTGATCGACCACGCCGTGGGCGACCGCCTGCATGCCGTGTTCGTCGACAACGGGCTGCTGCGGCTGGGGGAGGCGGGCGAGGTCGAGCGCGACCTCAACGCCTTCCTGCACCGGCCCGTGCGCCGCATCGACGCGCGCAACCGCTTCCTGACCGCCCTGCGCGGCGTCGAGGAGCCCGAGCGCAAGCGCAAGATCATCGGCGGGACCTTCATCGAGGTCTTCAAGGACGCGACGCGGGACCTGGGGGAGGTGTCGTTCCTGGCGCAGGGGACGCTGTACCCGGACCGCATCGAATCGGTGTCGATCAACGGCCCGAGCCACGTCATCAAGTCCCACCACAACGTCGGCGGCCTGCCCGCCGAACTGGGGTTCGAGCTGATCGAGCCGCTGCGCGACCTGTTCAAGGACGAGGTGCGGGCCGTGGGGCGCAGCCTGGGCATCCCCGACAGCCTGCTCATGCGCCACCCGTTCCCGGGCCCGGGCCTGGGCGTGCGCATCCTCGGCGAGGTGTCGCCGGAAAAGGTCCGCCTGCTGCAGCGCGCCGACCATATCTTCATCCAGGAACTGCGCGACGCCGGCCAGTACGAGCGCATCTGGCAGGCGGGCGCGGTGCTGCTGCCGGTCCGCACCGTCGGCGTCATGGGCGACCAGCGCACCTACGAGGCGGTGGTGGCCCTGCGGGCGGTGACCAGCCTGGACGGGATGACCGCCGACTGGGCCCGCATCCCCGACGACGTGTTGGCACGCGTCGGCAACCGCATCATCAACGAGGTGCCCGGCATCAACCGCGTCGTCTACGACATCAGCAGCAAGCCGCCGAGCACCATCGAGTGGGAATGA